The proteins below are encoded in one region of Manis pentadactyla isolate mManPen7 chromosome 2, mManPen7.hap1, whole genome shotgun sequence:
- the NUP58 gene encoding nucleoporin p58/p45 isoform X1, with translation MSTGFSFGTGTLGSTTVAASGTGTGGGFSFGAGATSNPVGLSFGTLGSSATPATTAAASGGFGTGLFGSKPATGFTLGGANTGIATTITTGFTLGAPTTTSASTTGFSLGFSKPAASATPFSLPITSTSASGITLSSALTSTPAASTGFTLNNLGGTTATSSSASTGLSLGGALSGLGGSLFQSTNTAASGLGQNALGLTLGTAAAASATGNEGLGGIDFSSSSDKKSDKAGTRPEDSKALKDENLPPVICQDVENLQKFVKEQKQVQEEISRMSSKAMLKVQEDIKALKQLLSLAASGLQRNTLNIDKLKIETAQELKNAEIALRTQKTPPGLQHENTAPADYFRVLVQQFEAQLQQYRQQIEELENHLAAQANNSHITPQDLSMAMQKIYQTFVALAAQLQSIHENVKVLKELYLGYRKMFLGDPVDVFEARRAEAKKWQNAPRVTTGPMPFSNMPNAAAVAMAATLTQQQQPATGPQPSLGVSFGTPFGSGIGTGLQSSGLGSSNLGGFGTSSGFGCSTTGASTFGFGTTNKPSGSLSAGFGSSSTSGFNFSNPGITASAGLTFGVSNPASAGFGTGGQLLQLKKPPAGNKRGKR, from the exons ATGTCCACGGGCTTCTCCTTCGGGACCGGCACGCTGGGCTCCACCACCGTGGCGGCCAGCGGGACCGGCACAGGCGGCGGTTTTTCCTTCGGGGCAGGAGCGACTAG CAATCCTGTGGGGCTCAGTTTTGGAACTCTTGGAAGCTCTGCAACTCCAGCCACTACAGCTGCTGCTTCCGGTGGTTTTGGAACTGGGCTCTTTGGATCCAAGCCTGCCACTGGGTTCACTCTAGGAGGAGCAAACACAG GAATAGCAACAACTATAACTACAGGATTCACTCTGG gagcACCAACCACTACATCCGCATCTACAACAGGCTTCAGTTTAGGATTCAGTAAACCTGCAGCATCCGCCACCCCGTTTTCTCTGCCCATTACTTCTACCTCAGCTAGTGGTATTACTCTTTCGTCTGCTCTGACATCAACTCCAGCAG CCTCCACAGGATTTACTCTAAATAATTTGGGTGGAACAACAGCCACAAGTTCAAGTGCATCCACAGGCCTTTCTCTTGGGGGAGCCTTATCCGGTTTGGGAGGTTCCCTTTTCCAGAGTACAAACACAGCAGCATCAG GACTTGGACAGAATGCTTTAGGCTTGACTTTGGGAACTGCAGCAGCTGCTTCAGCTACAGGCAATGAAGGCCTTGGTGGTATCGATTTTAGTAGCTCATCAGATAAAAAGA GTGATAAAGCAGGAACAAGACCAGA GGATAGTAAAGCACTGAAGGATGAAAATCTACCTCCTGTCATCTGCCAGGATGTTGAAAATCTCCA GAAATttgtgaaggaacaaaaacaggtCCAAGAAGAAATTAGTAGAATGTCTTCAAAAGCAATGCTTAAAGTACAAGAAGATATTAAAGCCCTGAAGCAGCTTCTGTCATTGGCTGCCAGTGGCTTACAGAGAAACACTCTCAATATtgacaaattaaaaatagaaactgcTCAG GAGTTAAAGAATGCTGAAATAGCTTTGAGAACCCAGAAAACACCACCTGGACtccaacatgaaaatacagctcCTGCTGA CTACTTCCGAGTCTTGGTTCAGCAGTTTGAGGCACAGCTTCAGCAGTACAGACAGCAGATCGAGGAGCTAGAAAACCACCTTGCCGCTCAAGCAAACAATTCACACATAACCCCTCAAG atttGTCAATGGCTATGCAgaaaatttatcaaacatttgtaGCTTTAGCCGCGCAACTTCAGTCTATTCATGAAAACGtaaag gtGCTCAAAGAACTATACCTTGGCTATAGGAAAATGTTCTTGGGAGATCCTGTAGATGTGTTTGAAGCCAGGAGAGCAGAAGCCAAGAAGTGGCAGAATGCACCCAGAGTCACTACTGGACCCATGCCTTTCAGCAACATGCCAAACGCAGCAGCCGTCGCCATGGCTGCTACACTTACACAGCAGCAACAGCCTGCTACAG GGCCACAGCCATCTCTGGGAGTTAGTTTTGGAACGCCATTCGGCTCAGGTATTGGCACTGGCTTGCAATCAAGTGGCTTAGGTTCTTCAAACCTTGGAG GATTTGGAACTAGCTCTGGTTTTGGATGCAGCACCACAGGGGCCTCCACATTTGGATTTGGAACAACAAATAAACCCTCAGGAAGTCTTAGTGCAG GCTTTGGCAGCTCAAGCACATCTGGGTTTAACTTCAGCAACCCTGGCATCACCGCATCAGCTGGTTTGACATTCGGGGTGTCCAATCCTGCCTCTGCAGGCTTTGGGACAGGTGGGCAACTCCTTCAGCTGAAGAAACCTCCAGCTGgaaacaaaagaggaaaaagataa
- the NUP58 gene encoding nucleoporin p58/p45 isoform X2, with translation MSTGFSFGTGTLGSTTVAASGTGTGGGFSFGAGATSNPVGLSFGTLGSSATPATTAAASGGFGTGLFGSKPATGFTLGGANTGAPTTTSASTTGFSLGFSKPAASATPFSLPITSTSASGITLSSALTSTPAASTGFTLNNLGGTTATSSSASTGLSLGGALSGLGGSLFQSTNTAASGLGQNALGLTLGTAAAASATGNEGLGGIDFSSSSDKKSDKAGTRPEDSKALKDENLPPVICQDVENLQKFVKEQKQVQEEISRMSSKAMLKVQEDIKALKQLLSLAASGLQRNTLNIDKLKIETAQELKNAEIALRTQKTPPGLQHENTAPADYFRVLVQQFEAQLQQYRQQIEELENHLAAQANNSHITPQDLSMAMQKIYQTFVALAAQLQSIHENVKVLKELYLGYRKMFLGDPVDVFEARRAEAKKWQNAPRVTTGPMPFSNMPNAAAVAMAATLTQQQQPATGPQPSLGVSFGTPFGSGIGTGLQSSGLGSSNLGGFGTSSGFGCSTTGASTFGFGTTNKPSGSLSAGFGSSSTSGFNFSNPGITASAGLTFGVSNPASAGFGTGGQLLQLKKPPAGNKRGKR, from the exons ATGTCCACGGGCTTCTCCTTCGGGACCGGCACGCTGGGCTCCACCACCGTGGCGGCCAGCGGGACCGGCACAGGCGGCGGTTTTTCCTTCGGGGCAGGAGCGACTAG CAATCCTGTGGGGCTCAGTTTTGGAACTCTTGGAAGCTCTGCAACTCCAGCCACTACAGCTGCTGCTTCCGGTGGTTTTGGAACTGGGCTCTTTGGATCCAAGCCTGCCACTGGGTTCACTCTAGGAGGAGCAAACACAG gagcACCAACCACTACATCCGCATCTACAACAGGCTTCAGTTTAGGATTCAGTAAACCTGCAGCATCCGCCACCCCGTTTTCTCTGCCCATTACTTCTACCTCAGCTAGTGGTATTACTCTTTCGTCTGCTCTGACATCAACTCCAGCAG CCTCCACAGGATTTACTCTAAATAATTTGGGTGGAACAACAGCCACAAGTTCAAGTGCATCCACAGGCCTTTCTCTTGGGGGAGCCTTATCCGGTTTGGGAGGTTCCCTTTTCCAGAGTACAAACACAGCAGCATCAG GACTTGGACAGAATGCTTTAGGCTTGACTTTGGGAACTGCAGCAGCTGCTTCAGCTACAGGCAATGAAGGCCTTGGTGGTATCGATTTTAGTAGCTCATCAGATAAAAAGA GTGATAAAGCAGGAACAAGACCAGA GGATAGTAAAGCACTGAAGGATGAAAATCTACCTCCTGTCATCTGCCAGGATGTTGAAAATCTCCA GAAATttgtgaaggaacaaaaacaggtCCAAGAAGAAATTAGTAGAATGTCTTCAAAAGCAATGCTTAAAGTACAAGAAGATATTAAAGCCCTGAAGCAGCTTCTGTCATTGGCTGCCAGTGGCTTACAGAGAAACACTCTCAATATtgacaaattaaaaatagaaactgcTCAG GAGTTAAAGAATGCTGAAATAGCTTTGAGAACCCAGAAAACACCACCTGGACtccaacatgaaaatacagctcCTGCTGA CTACTTCCGAGTCTTGGTTCAGCAGTTTGAGGCACAGCTTCAGCAGTACAGACAGCAGATCGAGGAGCTAGAAAACCACCTTGCCGCTCAAGCAAACAATTCACACATAACCCCTCAAG atttGTCAATGGCTATGCAgaaaatttatcaaacatttgtaGCTTTAGCCGCGCAACTTCAGTCTATTCATGAAAACGtaaag gtGCTCAAAGAACTATACCTTGGCTATAGGAAAATGTTCTTGGGAGATCCTGTAGATGTGTTTGAAGCCAGGAGAGCAGAAGCCAAGAAGTGGCAGAATGCACCCAGAGTCACTACTGGACCCATGCCTTTCAGCAACATGCCAAACGCAGCAGCCGTCGCCATGGCTGCTACACTTACACAGCAGCAACAGCCTGCTACAG GGCCACAGCCATCTCTGGGAGTTAGTTTTGGAACGCCATTCGGCTCAGGTATTGGCACTGGCTTGCAATCAAGTGGCTTAGGTTCTTCAAACCTTGGAG GATTTGGAACTAGCTCTGGTTTTGGATGCAGCACCACAGGGGCCTCCACATTTGGATTTGGAACAACAAATAAACCCTCAGGAAGTCTTAGTGCAG GCTTTGGCAGCTCAAGCACATCTGGGTTTAACTTCAGCAACCCTGGCATCACCGCATCAGCTGGTTTGACATTCGGGGTGTCCAATCCTGCCTCTGCAGGCTTTGGGACAGGTGGGCAACTCCTTCAGCTGAAGAAACCTCCAGCTGgaaacaaaagaggaaaaagataa